From one Geminocystis sp. M7585_C2015_104 genomic stretch:
- a CDS encoding photosystem II biogenesis protein Psp29: MDKNRTLSDTKRSFYQYHRRPINSVYRRVVEELIVEMHLLSVNVDFRPEPIYYLGVCESFRRFMEGYTPEKDKNSIFRALCLSVEGNPDEYQQLSQALLNYAKDNPPSKVIDWLLNPTPFDGLASVAASWRQALDNPRFKYSRLFAIGLYTLMTASDEELAKNQDKFVETIQPLADKLNLPVEKLKKDLDLYRSNLEKMKQMLSVMSDILEAARKKRQEESSAKNGANHQ, encoded by the coding sequence TTTACCAATATCACCGTCGCCCAATTAATTCTGTCTATCGTCGTGTGGTAGAAGAATTAATTGTGGAAATGCATTTGCTGTCTGTCAATGTTGACTTTCGACCTGAGCCGATTTATTATCTAGGTGTCTGTGAGAGTTTCCGCCGTTTTATGGAGGGTTATACCCCCGAAAAAGATAAGAATTCTATTTTTCGCGCCTTATGTCTTTCCGTAGAAGGCAACCCCGACGAATATCAACAACTCTCACAGGCGTTACTTAATTATGCCAAGGATAACCCTCCCTCTAAAGTCATCGACTGGCTGTTAAATCCCACCCCTTTTGACGGCTTGGCGTCTGTGGCTGCTTCTTGGCGTCAAGCCTTAGACAATCCCCGTTTCAAATATAGTCGTCTCTTTGCCATTGGTTTATACACTCTCATGACTGCCAGTGACGAGGAATTGGCTAAAAATCAAGACAAGTTTGTGGAAACCATCCAACCCCTTGCCGACAAACTCAATTTACCCGTAGAAAAACTCAAAAAGGATTTAGATTTGTACCGCAGTAACTTGGAGAAAATGAAGCAAATGCTCAGTGTAATGTCGGATATTTTAGAAGCTGCCAGGAAAAAAAGACAAGAAGAGTCTTCTGCCAAAAACGGTGCTAATCACCAATAA
- the rdgB gene encoding RdgB/HAM1 family non-canonical purine NTP pyrophosphatase yields MKLIVATGNPGKLKEMRAYLQGLPVELASKPPELEIAETGSTFAENARLKASQTAMALRQWAIADDSGLSVTSLGGKPGVYSARYGNTDAERIARLLQELRGSDDRSARFICAIALANPQGEIVIETEGVCEGVISETPMGEGGFGYDPIFYIPAAGKTFAQMSVEEKGNYSHRGKAFAQFRPLLQSLLEKA; encoded by the coding sequence ATGAAACTGATAGTAGCCACTGGCAATCCGGGGAAACTGAAGGAAATGCGGGCCTATTTGCAGGGATTGCCGGTAGAATTGGCGAGTAAACCCCCGGAATTGGAAATAGCAGAAACCGGCAGCACCTTTGCAGAAAATGCCCGGCTAAAGGCCTCCCAGACTGCTATGGCCCTCCGCCAATGGGCTATTGCCGACGACTCTGGGCTTTCCGTTACCTCCTTGGGAGGCAAACCCGGTGTCTATTCTGCCCGTTATGGTAATACTGATGCTGAGCGTATTGCCAGACTCTTGCAAGAATTACGAGGGAGTGATGACCGTAGTGCGAGATTCATCTGTGCCATTGCCTTAGCCAACCCCCAGGGGGAGATAGTTATTGAGACGGAGGGGGTGTGTGAAGGGGTGATTTCAGAGACACCCATGGGAGAAGGGGGTTTTGGGTATGATCCCATATTCTACATCCCCGCCGCCGGAAAAACTTTTGCCCAGATGTCTGTGGAGGAGAAGGGCAATTACAGTCACCGGGGTAAAGCCTTTGCCCAATTTCGCCCACTTTTGCAGTCTCTTCTAGAAAAGGCATGA
- the serS gene encoding serine--tRNA ligase: protein MLDLKKIRENPDGVLEKLRKRGQEYSLEAILELDKKQREIEKKRIELQARGNEIGKIIGQKIRGGANPQSEEILKLKQEGNDIKAVLAELEPQERELKAQIEALLLELPNLPCDTTPVGKDEKDNVEVRRWGDEYIPDNPNLLSHEEIGEKLGIIDVQRAVKIAQSRFVALIGPGAALERALINFMLDQQIQAGYKEILPPYLVNSATLQGTGQLPKFADESFKCDKDDLWLIPTAEVPVTNFYREEILEADMLPIYHCAFTPCFRREAGSYGRDIKGLIRLHQFHKVELVKIVHPDTSHLEHEKMVQDAERILQLLRLPYRVVELCTGDLGFSAAKCYDIEVWLPSANTYREISSCSNCLDFQARRANIRFREKGKKGTSFVHTLNGSGLAVGRTMAAILEIYQLPNGNVRIPEVLQQYLKREVLVEG, encoded by the coding sequence ATGTTAGACCTAAAAAAAATTAGGGAAAATCCAGATGGAGTTTTGGAAAAGTTACGAAAGAGAGGACAAGAATACAGCTTAGAAGCCATATTAGAGTTAGATAAAAAGCAGAGAGAAATAGAGAAGAAAAGAATAGAATTACAGGCTAGGGGCAATGAAATAGGAAAGATAATTGGACAAAAAATTAGGGGGGGAGCTAACCCCCAGAGTGAGGAAATTCTAAAACTAAAACAGGAGGGGAATGATATAAAGGCCGTTTTGGCGGAATTGGAGCCTCAGGAAAGAGAATTAAAGGCTCAAATAGAGGCCCTATTGTTAGAATTACCCAATTTGCCCTGTGATACTACCCCGGTGGGCAAAGATGAAAAAGACAATGTGGAAGTAAGACGTTGGGGAGACGAATATATACCCGACAACCCCAATCTGTTATCCCACGAGGAAATAGGGGAAAAACTGGGCATTATTGACGTCCAGAGGGCAGTGAAAATCGCTCAGAGTCGTTTTGTTGCCCTGATAGGCCCTGGGGCTGCCCTAGAAAGGGCTCTTATCAACTTTATGTTAGACCAACAGATCCAAGCTGGCTACAAGGAAATCCTACCTCCCTACTTAGTAAATTCTGCCACCCTACAGGGAACAGGACAACTGCCAAAGTTTGCCGATGAGAGTTTTAAGTGTGACAAAGATGATTTATGGCTAATCCCGACTGCGGAAGTCCCCGTTACCAACTTCTATCGGGAGGAAATCCTAGAGGCGGACATGTTACCCATATACCACTGTGCCTTTACCCCCTGTTTCCGTAGGGAAGCCGGCAGTTATGGGCGAGACATTAAGGGTTTAATCCGTCTCCATCAATTCCATAAGGTGGAATTAGTCAAAATAGTCCACCCCGACACCAGCCACCTGGAACATGAGAAAATGGTACAGGATGCTGAACGCATACTGCAATTACTACGGCTGCCTTATAGGGTGGTAGAATTGTGCACAGGAGATTTAGGCTTTAGTGCCGCCAAGTGCTATGACATAGAAGTGTGGTTACCCTCCGCCAACACCTACCGGGAAATCTCCAGTTGTTCCAACTGTCTCGACTTCCAAGCTAGACGCGCCAATATCCGTTTCCGGGAAAAAGGCAAAAAGGGTACTTCTTTCGTCCATACCCTCAATGGCTCAGGTTTAGCAGTGGGGCGCACTATGGCAGCCATTTTGGAAATCTATCAACTCCCCAATGGCAATGTTCGTATACCAGAAGTGCTACAGCAGTACCTAAAAAGAGAGGTATTAGTGGAGGGCTAG